The region atttttcgaaCCAGAAGCAGAACATTAGTCGATTGCCGTTGAAGCTCCTTTCCTGCCTCCAATCAGACCAGGAAGTCTCACACATCTATATACTTGGTGCATGAATTTAACTCCCCGTGTCATGTCTTCCACCAGGACACCCTGGCCTCAAACCTTGGGCAGGGAAGATGGGGATTCAGGGATGAGAGAAAGCTTGGCTCCATGGTAAAGATTTTGAACCCTCAGTAGGAGTTCAACCGTGTATGAGTTGAAATTTGTACACGAAATAGAGAGAACAGAAACAAGAATGATATCAAAACAGCCCTATCAGATCAATCGCTGCTTCAAACAGAAAAGAAAGGCATGTGTTTTAATGTGCAAAAGAATCTTTCCATCAAGTTTTTTGACCCGAGACATAAAAGAATGTTAGTGCTTGGAAGTCCTGAGATGCGAAAAGAAGAGTCCATGGTTGATGTGGTAGATACTATTGCCAGCTTTTGAGCGCTGCCTCGTGCTAGAATTCCACATCTTTCTTGTAACTTCGGCTAACATCCATCAACTCTTCCTGGACTCCACCACTACTTACTTTGTCTCTGCCGTCTGTGTGAGGGTGTGTTGTGCACACAGGAAAAGAAGCATTTCTGTTCAAGTACCTTTAGAAAAACTGGTCAGGTGCACTGAACGAGCTGAGAAAGTGGAAGCATTATAAGGCCACTTTCTAATCATATCTAGCAGGATCAAAAAACAGACCATGCAAGGAATGCAGGGATCTTGCACAAACACAAAATACAGCATAATGTATTAACACCATATATTGATATATGTGCACATATATTTAACTACATGCCGATATAAACTTTTCGACAGCAGTACTGAACATGGGTTTGGTCCTTGCCAATTCTTTATTGGCCATTCTTCAATACTGCATTGAAAGCAACCTAGAAATCCTACACTTGGCAACATAAAGTAGCAGAACATAAACTCAGAAGTTCACAAACATCTACATATACGAACATATTAAGCTACTAAAACTCCTAAGGAAGAAGTTTCAGCACTATGAAGCAGAAAACGTGTTGGTGATGAAGTTTCACAACTATGAAGCAGGCTCTGTGTTGATGATGACTTTCTTCCCAGAGTGTTAGACGTACCACATGCCAGCATCCTGCTTTGGCATTGGATCCATGGAATAGTCAACTGGTGGCATGGTGAACGGAGAGCCAAATCTGAAGTCAGCAACATTATCATTGGCATTGGCATCAAATGCAGAATCAAATGCCTTGCAGTGATCAAACTGAATTTCAGTTGATGGGAAAGCAGAACTGTTCACTGGCATGCTGGTCACTTCAGTTATGTTGTTTCCCATTATAGCCCCTTGGCCATAGAAGCTATCATCAAGCTGAAATTGGAATTTCTGCTGTTGCTGTTGATTTTGACCACCAATAACATTAGCATTCCTAGAATCCACCTGAAACTGAAATTTctgttgttgctgttgctgctgcAGATTTTGGTCCCCTGTAAAATTGACATTCCTGCGGTCAAGATGGAATTGAAATTTCTGCTCTAGCAGTTGCTGCTGATTTTGATCTCCGATAACATTGGCACTCCCAGGATTCATGTTCTTGTCTCGCTGAAGATTGGTATCATAGAAAGACATAAGATCAGAAATCGATTTTTTCCCATCTTCTGGAAGTCCAAGTCCTGAAACGTTAAATGAGGGGGTCTGGTTTGGAGCTGCTGCCTTAGTTTGGGGAAATGGGAGAGAAAACGCAGCTGGTTTGTCACTGTTAATTTGGAAATTAGACATTCCAAATTCCTGAGAAGTGTTAGTGCGGTATGAGCAATTCATTTGGTGATTATTTCTTGCAGTGATGTCGAGAAACCCAAATCTGGAATCATTGTAGGGGCATTGAGGATACTCGCACCTATACACCTTTTGATCAACTATCATATGTGGCTCACCAGCAGGCTGCTTCCTTTTCTGAATGAAACTCATGTTTGTCTCAACATGTTCTCCCTTAATTTGTGGAGCCACTGGCGGCATCATAAATCTATCTCTTGGTCCAGCTGCTGTTGCCATGTTGAAAAGATTGACATCAAGAGGTTTGCAATCCTCTACTTCAACATTGGGTTCATCATCCACTCCTTCAACATCATAATCACTGGAATCGCTGATGATAAAAGAACCACTTCCACCAGCAGACATGGGAAGGCAGCTATCTGGATATAATTTCCGAGACAGTGCTTCTTCCTGATTAATTATAGCCAACCAAGTGGCGCTCTCCTTGGCAGTCATTTTATCCTGTAAACATTTAGACTGACGAACAAGCTTGCGAATCTTGGCAATATCAGGAGACAAGTGCTTAATCACTGCTGTTAGAACACTGACTTTCCAAGCCTTCTTCAGATCATGGGGCTTCTTGTATG is a window of Populus nigra chromosome 10, ddPopNigr1.1, whole genome shotgun sequence DNA encoding:
- the LOC133705853 gene encoding ETHYLENE INSENSITIVE 3-like 1 protein, with the translated sequence MGIFEEMGFCNNLDFFSAPPGEMDVVPECEPEATIEEDYSDDEMDVDELERRMWRDRMLLRRLKEQSKNTEVVDNAKQRQSQEQARRKKMSRAQDGILKYMLKMMEVCKAQGFVYGIIPEKGKPVSGASDNLRGWWKEKVRFDRNGPAAISKYQADHAIPGKNEDCGTAASTPHTLQELQDTTLGSLLSALMQHCDPPQRRFPLEKGVAPPWWPTGNEEWWPQQGLPKDQGPPPYKKPHDLKKAWKVSVLTAVIKHLSPDIAKIRKLVRQSKCLQDKMTAKESATWLAIINQEEALSRKLYPDSCLPMSAGGSGSFIISDSSDYDVEGVDDEPNVEVEDCKPLDVNLFNMATAAGPRDRFMMPPVAPQIKGEHVETNMSFIQKRKQPAGEPHMIVDQKVYRCEYPQCPYNDSRFGFLDITARNNHQMNCSYRTNTSQEFGMSNFQINSDKPAAFSLPFPQTKAAAPNQTPSFNVSGLGLPEDGKKSISDLMSFYDTNLQRDKNMNPGSANVIGDQNQQQLLEQKFQFHLDRRNVNFTGDQNLQQQQQQQKFQFQVDSRNANVIGGQNQQQQQKFQFQLDDSFYGQGAIMGNNITEVTSMPVNSSAFPSTEIQFDHCKAFDSAFDANANDNVADFRFGSPFTMPPVDYSMDPMPKQDAGMWYV